A genome region from Amblyraja radiata isolate CabotCenter1 chromosome 2, sAmbRad1.1.pri, whole genome shotgun sequence includes the following:
- the c2h5orf49 gene encoding uncharacterized protein C5orf49 homolog, with product MTEISKRLSKNTPLSALSAFSFIPERRESNEITYFGNQKKEVSILLYDRVFQVQQGYNNKIHRDDRENSGSHGLHVNAEEKVRIVPVLTSSFYGKRPQLEPTNRNFVRVAHVQAEFYRRNGITNYLEENEKL from the exons ATGACCGAAATCAGCAAACGACTGAGCAAGAACACACCGCTCTCCGCATTATCTGCCTTCAGCTTCATCCCGGAGAGGAGAGAGTCCAATGAGATCACGTACTTCGGTAATCAGAAAAAA GAAGTATCCATACTGCTTTATGATCGGGTTTTTCAAGTGCAACAAGGATATAATAACAAAATTCATCGTGACGATCGAGAAAACAGCGGGAGCCACGGACTTCATGTGAATGCTGAG GAGAAAGTACGAATAGTTCCAGTCTTAACATCATCATTCTACGGTAAACGCCCCCAACTTGAGCCAACAAATCGGAATTTTGTCAGAGTTGCCCATGTGCAAGCAGAATTTTACAGAAGAAATGGCATTACTAactatttggaagagaatgaaAAATTATGA